CGGAGGAGGCTTTCCACCTCCAGCCGTCCTGCCCCGACCTCAACAAGGTGAACTTCACACCACACGGAGGCTCTGCTTTCTGCCGCGTCAGCGTCCTCAAGCCCCTCCTGCCCTCCATGGACCTACTCTTCCGCGGCCTGTCCGTCTCGCCCGTCACTAGCTGCCCGGCGGGCCAGGCGTCTCCCACCAGGCAGCTAGGCATGCAGTGAGGGTGACGACCACCTCGCTGGACTAAATTCCTCTGGGTTTACTCCGGGCTTTACTGCCTCGTCACAGTAGCCTTGATCACACGGACTTGTGGATGAATACCAACTTGCTTTGTGACTTTTTACTGTAATATGATCAAGCTCATTGTTCTTGACTAGCTACTTTTCTACCACTTCCTTACCAAGAACATTTAAAGTATATTTTTGTAGCTTTTGTGGTGATGTTATTTGTATCAGGCAGGAGAAATCAACTCATTTCTAGGTTTATAGTGCGTTCAACATTATAAACAGGAAACTTTCATTTCCTACAGAGGGTTTCTTTCTAATCAAAACATTGCAAATGCAAGATTGTTAAATTGAATTGATATTTATGTATAATTTGTTTCCCATTTAACCCACGACAGCCATGCTTCAATATTGTGACAAGAAAACGTTCCATTTTATTCTCAGTGATGTGGAAgagcgtgatttttttttttttgccctagtTAATGTTATCGGACAGTCGTGCTCATAAATGTACTTACCCTGGCAGaattaataaacaaaaaataaaacatgaagtaATGAGATACCATTAAACTTTCTTTTTCCCAATGAAAATGTCCTAAATTCTGCTTGGGTATGTAAATTTATAAGCATAACTGTACAGTATTAAACAGTGACTGATTTGGGTGGGGGgatcattgttttcattttttcccgtgaagactaaatgagcgaAATGAATTGTACTCCTAAAATCCAATTTCTCATTCATCGGATCTACGACAGTACGACACGTGGATTAGAAGTTTTTAAATATCTAAATCCCACCCAGCTCCACCAGAGCCGCTCTATGATTGGtcaaacaaatgtttctttCGTGTATTGACCAATACGTACAATCCACATATTCTGACGTCAAAATATGCgacatttttaaagaaaagacCGTTGTTTTTAAAGAGAGTAGCTGCCTTTTATATGGAATAGGTACAAATATGTGGTTGAGTATAAAATATAACTAACCTCAATAGAAATGTATTTTATCGGTTTCGTCAATGTGCATTAATTTATCTCAGTTACTAGATTAAACCAGAAAGTAAAGCGAACATAATCAGGCGAATTTACGGACACCATTTTTGAGGTCCTTTCACAACAGCGAATTTCCAGACGTGATTTTACGCAACCTGTAATTACTTCATCACAACAGCATTCCTCTGCcgcgaaaataaatatttagacAACGCAAATGCAAAACGCTAAATAAACAGGCATGACATCTACAGTGCAAAAGTGAAAACATAATATCCTGAGCATCCACTTCGGCTCGGGACTGCAGCTATAGTGGAGCGGGACGTCAGTGTCGGGGGCACCGGGAGCGCGGCGGTGTCGGTTTCCATACCTGCACTGGTGACGAACGGCATGGCTTCAGGCAAAGGAGCATCCAGGGGCCCCTCGATGTGGGACAACATGCGGTTGCGCTTCATCGTCTGTTTCCTGGGCGTCTTCGTGTGTTATTTCTATTATGGAATTCTACAAGAAACCATGTAAGTAACCAGGACTTTAGTTTGGGTTTACACGACAGCTGGTGGGATTGCTCCATTGGTCATTGACGTTACAGCTGCCATTCACCTTAATTTTCCCTCACGGATTTAGTCATGTTTGGAAATATAGTTTGTATCCCATCTGAATGTTTTGGATCTGACATAATGTCTCCTCAGTTAAGTTTTGTCTCCAATATTACAAGatactgttgtgtttgtttccCAGTTACAATAGTGAATAGCTTGTTACAAGTAAACGGCGGTAACACTACCATTTGTGGTCTGTATGATAGATAAGATATTGTATTCGATGGAAATGGGCCACGACACTGATGGAATGCTGTTGCCCAACTGGCATGGAGAGGGCGGAGGAATCATATCTGGTTACTCCAACGTGACGACGACCTCACGCAGTGTTTAGCCAACAATAATTTGTGTCAACTTGAAGGTATCACGGCCACACCGCCAACTGAAGTGTATAACTTTTGCTTGACCGCAGTACAAGAGGTGATTATGGCCATGGCgaccaaaaagaaaagtttCGATTTGCAAGGACCTTGGTGTTCATCCAGTGCATCATCAACGCTCTGTTTGCCAGGATATGTAAGTATTTACACCTTCAAGGTCCAACACAGTTTGATGTGAGAGCCTGGTTTCATGCTCATTTATCACAGCAGAAAATACTGTCAAGAAAAGCAACATAATCATAATGTCACCATCACAAATCTCTTCCCAACATGGACAGGTAATGTTTAAAGTCAAAGTTCAACATTCTTAAATGTTGTAAGCGTAACAGTattgaaaataacatgtcaaattttctttttttttctttttcatcagcAGATGTACCAATCATAAGTGACATACATATGAATTCTGCCAatcaacacatttcaaatatttgggCATGACGagataaatatactgtatatatttttctaaTTGTTTTATGGGGTAGTCAGAATTGTGCCCCTCAGAGTTCTGTATACGAATAACttccaaaatgtgttatttgttaAAGGCAAATATTGATTGAACCCAAGAATTCTGTCAAGCTTGGACGCAAAGCCATGTTGTCAATCAGGTTCTCCACTGGATATTGCCTTGCATTAGGCTTTGTTAGTTtttaccaaaatattttttttaaattgcatagAGACATTATATGAAGCGGGGTGACAGAGTGACACCAGTGCATGCGTGTCACAAAAATCGTCCAATCTTTGTTTTCTACGGCTTTGAGAAACAAGTGTACATATCGGTACAGTATATAGTGTCTGTATTTTATCGATTgtcttaaaaacaataaaacacctgAGTTGTCAGATTTGACTGCGTTTACTTCACTTTACACGActatgtttcttctttttttctcttcctctccaGTGATTCAATTTTTTGAGGGTCCCAAGCCGGACTTCACCAGGAGCTGGTTATACGGCCTGTGCTCCCTTTCGTATGTGGGAGCCATGGTGTCCAGTAACTCTGCCCTACAGTATGTCAACTACCCCACACAGGTTAGTCCAAAGTCCCTTTCATGTCCAGGAAATATGCATTAGTTGATAAACATGTTCATAGTTCCTTAAACAAAACCCTGTTTTTAGGTGCTGGGAAAATCTTGCAAGCCAATCCCAGGTAGGTTAACTTTTAGAAATTAGTCACATActgatcaccattttttttcttctaattgACCCATAGGGCCATCAACATTGTTCTTTAAGTATGCTATATTTAGCAGTTACGCATGCATGCCGGCACCCGTTGTAtgccttgagttttttttcccgctcaaAAAGTCGTTCCATCAAGTTCATGTTTTTCGCCCGCAGTGATGATCCTGGGGGTGACCATCCTGAGGAAGCGCTACCCGATGGCCAAATACTTGTGTGTGCTTCTGATCGTGAGCGGTGTGGCGCTCTTTCTCTACAAGCCCAACAAGAGCTCAGCGATGGCGGACGACCACGTCTTTGGCTTTGGGGAGATCCTCTTGGTGAGTAGTTGTACctataaagtttaaaaaaaaaagaaaaaagcctgAGGCCTAAACATTTCTTgtcactattttatttttacagctgGCGTCGTTGACGCTGGATGGCCTGACAGGCGTGGCCCAGGACCACATGAGGTCCCGCTTCCAAACGAGTGCCAACCATATGATGCTCAACATCAACCTATGGTCCACTGTGCTCCTGGGACTGGGTGAGTCACATTAGCGATATTACAAATAGAGAAATTCAGATCCACTTATCTGATTTAGTGAGGTGCTGCCATCAAGGGGCGGTCTTAAATCATAGCTTGTTCCAATGTCCGTCAACATCCGTCTTATCCTATTGTATGTCATATTTCCACACACCACTTGATGGCGCCATAGACGCAGCATTTTTCCTGCCAGCGCAAGCGACGTTTGAGGCCCTTGATCATGTATTATGatttatacttttttaaaatcaaaatttgttTGAAGGGAGAGTTTAatcatcttttgttttcttaataGTTTGAATCTGGAGACCGGTTAGGACAATCAAGGTTAAATTTTGAATGTGTATCCTCTGTGCAGCTGTGCTGTGGACCGGTGAGGTGTGGGAGTTCCTGAGTTTTACGGAACGTTACCCGAGCATCTTGTACAACATCCTCCTCTTTGGATTGACTAGCGCTTTGGGCCAGGTgagccaaagttaaaaaaatgattgcaaagcCAGCAGGACgtattcaaaataaatgacatggTTCCCTGTTTGATGCCAGACCTTCATCTTCATGACGGTGGTTTACTTTGGACCACTGACTTGCTCCATCGTCACCACCACCAGGAAGTTCTTCACGATCCTGGGCTCCGTCCTTCTTTTTGGGAACCAAATGAGTGACATGCAGTGGTTTGGTACCATCTTGGTATTCCTTGGTGAGAAAGATTGGGAATTTAGTTGGATGTAaggtggtaccttgacttacaagtttaatttttttttattaccacatttgtatctcaaatcacTCTCAAATCATTTCCCCCAattaaatgaatagaaatgtcattcatttgGAAAGGTACCAAAACAGAGGAATGGCTAGTATCTCGAAAACTCCCAAGTTGAGTCACTAATAAGTTGAGctaccactttaaaaaaaaatatatatatatatatatatttttaattattttttttacaattattcagCTGCTTCTTCACACCTCTAATTTTGACCTTTCAGGCCTCGGATTGGACGCAAAATTTGGCAAAGGACCCAAGAAGACAGTACATTAAGATACCGGAACACAATCCACAAGCCGGAACCTTACTTCTCGCGCAGGATGCAACTTCTATGACCTCATTTTTAATTAATACAAACTCTTCACTTTGAAAACATTCATCAAGGACAAAACAATTGCAGGATTTAAAGTCATGAATttaacaaaacatgacatcatgTTGCTTGCTAAATGTTTCAGTATCACATGTTCTTGGCCAATAATTAGCCAAGTAACTTGTCACTTATGAAACATACgtttttttctgtcgtttttgtgtgtgtgtttttttttttttttttttttacaaattatcaATCACTTTTATTAAAGGGAAAACTTTTGTTtgacttcatttcatttgtgttggCAGGGAACACACACTGCCAAAGAAGCACTGTGTGGAATATGTAGCAATTTACTGGTAAATTCATATTCTTTCAGtgagaaactgaaaaaaatctgatcatgTGGCATATTCATGTTTTGGGGTTTAGTTGTAAATTTCTGGTTCCTCTCGTACCGAGCTAAACAGCGACTCTTGCTGCCACTTTACAGGAACAGCTGGTACTTTGGCGGCCTCGCATCATGAAGATACTGCTCATGTTTTCAGAGACGACGTAAACCACTGTATAAACGTCACTTAATTAACATTAATAATGGCATTTGTGTGTGGTCATGATGTCACTATCATAACACTACAAGAACTGACacattttaaggaaaaaaacagcaacagttGCAACTTTACGGCTGTTGTACATATGCCAGTTCTAAATAATAACCTATCAACGAAGTCAGAAGCAGCACAAATTGAAACtttcaaaatatatacattttactCCCTATTGTTTTGAGAAGATGGAAATTACAATCAAATCATAATTATTAATGATGCGTTTTTGCCACTTTTTCTCAGGCAATTACCTCGGCCTCCTATTTTAGTGCCGTCTGCGTTTCTTCGGCTCAAACTGGCGGATTAACTAACGCACTTTTTGGACAGACTGcatttaatccttttatttgtgTACAAATTGGGAGAAAGCACACCTAACTACCTGTCACGATGTTGGCTACAGTCCGCAAGCAACTGAGGAGCCACCCGGCTGTAAGTTAATTGAAGATTATCAGACAAACAGCCATGTTGCAATGTTTGCTTCGGAATTCTGTGGATATTCGTGGTTAGCTTAGCAACGCTAGCACTGACACGGGCTCAATTTATTTCGGCGAACTTTTCGTCcgataaacacaaaataatcaAACCTTTCTTACGTTTTTAATGCGTAACATATGCCGTGACACATTTGCAGTTGCTTAAATGTCTGTCTGGGGATGCTTTGGAGTCAAATCGGGTCAGACAGCGCACAGACTGATAAGACGGCCAAGTAGGTGCTAGGTCGTAAATAGCAGCTGTTTAGCCATTTCACAAATAGCTCTTTCAACGAAGCAGTTATGCCATTCTGGAAAATTGAACAGTAATAACCCAAAAGAATAACATGTTATGATGCGAAAGACACGTGTCTTTTCAGCAAAgattaaatgtatatatttattgcattaatttcaccaatcaataaaatattacTGAATGTACACGTTATTGGTAGCCGTGGTGCTTAAATCTGAACACAAATAGTAAACGGTTTTTGTTATTTGAATTCGAATGAATAAAGTTTCGTTATTTTCCTGCTTCAGGCGTCCACCGTCGACTTTGTGACTAACTTGTTTGTGGTCAAACAGAAGGgctgctatttttttcctcatgctgCTGCCTTGCTTCTTGCAGCTGATCCCACTCTTCTTCTTCATTGGCGGCGGCACAGTCATGTCCTTGATGTACCTGGCTCGCCTGGGACTGAGGAACCCAGATGTCTGGTAAATATGCTCCCCAAATTACAATGCAAATAAAACCCGTGACATGTCCTACTAGCCCTATTGTTACTTATATCAATTTAGATTCAATATAGAGCCTTTCAAGGGATAAAAGGTTCCTTCACATGGACTCATGGGGGAATTAAACATTGAGCCTGTTCGGAGCTTATAGGGAGCGTCCAAATTTTAGTCGttttaacaataataaatactcACTCCAATATAGTTATCGAATAAACCTATATTCATCTGGCAACGGGTGGAAAATAAGGGTTTACAGTCTGAAGTCTTAGCTCCCCAAATGTGGTACAATTTAGGAGTCTGAGCgtgatgtttttgaaaaatataccaAGAGAAATTTATACTACGTATCGTCTTGTATCTCTGTATCGTCTGAGATTTCAGCTCAGTAAGCCTCGTAGGACAATACAAGCTCCAAGTTGCAAACAACTGTGTAGTGTACCATTGTTGACATAATGAAAACATATTGACAACCTCTGGCATGTGTGTAGTGCAATAAGTATTTCATGCACAAATGAATTTTCCAAATAGTTGCTAGCGTAAAGAGACTTGAAAATTCCATCAATACTTTAAAAATGAGACGAGTTGACAGTATTGCTACGCAAACTCTTTTTGTGCCATCGCCAATCTGTCATTGGTCTTTAAAGGGTTATTAACTTTTATTCATCTGAGTTATATTTAAGTGTTTTTACAGTCGTGTGATTAGAACGTCATGTTTCTCTTGTATTTTACTATGTTTGTGCAAATTGGTCAATAggttctttttgttctttgtctgTTTTTATTGTGAAACACTCGTGCAAAGTTTTGACGGTTTGATTTCGTAATGGGATTATTTCGCGTTACATTGTTTCCAATGGGGAAACATTCACATTCCACTTAGGTAAGCgacatcatatttttatttttttatttttgtcatgtgtAGATTGTACTGGgagtagatttttaaaaatcatttttaatttgacttgTGCAGCTGGGATCGCAAGAACAACCCTGAGCCGTGGAACAAGATGGCCCCGACTGATCAGTACAAGGTTGGTTTGAAAAAAGATGTGTTGTATATTAAAGGAAGGTCTCAGTGCAGTTCTCATCGGTTGTTCGGCATGTGCTATATGGCTGACCGTTTGAAATTGCTTTGTCCAATTTTTTAACTCAAATGTCAGTGTGAAGTTTGCCACTTCGTGTCATGTTGGTTTTGAATGAAATTACAGGCGATCTGTGTGTCTGATGAAAATGACGAGACAACAGGTTAATGTTTCGATCATGAAAATGAATACTTTGCACAAGATGGTGTGgaacaactcaactcaattttatttataaagcactttcgaacagccatcgctgcatacaaagtgctgtacatggaccaATTTAACATAAACAAtaagcagaaaaacaaatcagtaataaaggtgACACCGGCCAAGGATGAAGATATtatgagaaaatattttgcGACAGATCCAAGAATTTTCAATTTCCCAATTTAGTGGTTCTTAGTGAACCTAACTGCCACCAACAGGACCAGAGTGGAACTGTAGCCACCTCCGTTTAAAATTGTCAAATGAAAAGGGGGGTAAGGGAGCAGGTTGAGAGCTTTTGAGCCCACCCGTCTTCTCCGTTATGCTCTTCAGTTCTACGCGGTCAACATCGACTACAGCAAACTGAAGAAACAAGGGCCCGACTTCTAAACCGTCTCTCATCTGCCGGACCAAATGCACAAGCACACTGTTGGACGCGTCGGGGTGCCAGCGGCGAAACGCGCACAATGTTTCATATTTAAGCTTCCTCATCGCATACccctttttggttgaaaacaccGCTCGTCTTCAGTTTTGGCTGTGAGTCAATAAAGTGAAAGGAGTCTTTTCTCCTCCTGACAAGAGAAAAGAATCTGttttttaaaagcaatatttttcTTTGTCCTTATGCAACATGTTCAGTCTTGTTTGCCTTTTCTTTGCTGGGTTTCATTTCATAATCCCTTCTCCTCATTTCACCTGCATCCTGCTCACTTCATTTGGCCGCCATCCTGAACCTTATCAGTCGAATGGGGTCACAAACGAATGCGGAGCGCTCTCTACGAAAATTGTCGCCAAGCATGTCGACAAAGGATGACTtactttttattgcattttttttcatagtacTAATTAAGTGGAGGAGAGAATGCGAGTGCTGTACCATTTCTTCTCCAGTCTGATAAGTTTGTAAATGTCAACATGTCGCCGTGTCTGAGGCCTTGCAGGGTGCGAGAAAGAGGCGACAAGCATGAGCAACTAACACGGCCGCCGCAAAATGTCAAGAAGACCTTTTGTGTTTGAACAGAAGCAGTCTGCTAAATCTGCCACCACCTTCTTCACTGACTTTTGGGAGCCCCTGTGCAcaatatggatttttaaaaatatatttttttaatgtaagatGAGCGCTTTTTAATGGTGTTGAGTCAGGAAAAAAAGGGCTTCTCCACTATGAATAGATCCACAAAAATTAGCTGCcgataaacattttatttttatcccccGGAAAATAAAGTGCTTCTTAAgttgcttgtcttttttttattcgaaTCACAAAGATTCtggaaagaaatgaaagaagTTGTCTTGTACCCACTTGACTCACCTCATGCTTTCCCACACAGGTCAGCAGGAAGTTCCCATGAATATAATTGACCTTGAAAGAAGTGAAGGTGCACTTAGAGCTGTGCTGCCGTCCACCAATGGGGAACCCGATACAACTTTGGGTCATTGGTTTTATTTGTCACTCAGTCCATACAGTAAATAATATTGAAAGAATCACATTACAGCTGGAGTTTCACGCAAGAGAGTTATGAGCCTCTAACTTTTCATCCATGATGTTTAAATTCACAATATAATCTCTCAAATGGGTTATTTTATCAGCactaatgatgatgatgtttgatgTTGCTTTAAATAGGGGAGACAAAGAAGCATTCAAACActcacacaagcgcacacacaaacacacacacacgagagagAGGAACAGGGGAGTTTGTCAAGGAACTTTCATTCCGACAAACTCTTATTGATCCTTGCGCATTGTCACGCGGGATGACAAAGTACCATTTTGCACGGCACGCAGCGAAAGGTCACGGCTGTCGTATTTTCCTCATGAGGGATCACGGCAGAACGCTGCCGTTTGGCGAGTGTTTCGATGGGAAACGGCGCCGCGATGAATCACCGACGTCTCAGGGACACCGAAGTTGGAGCGACGCGGCGGTGTTTTATGTAGCGTGTATGGACGAGACGTGTCGAGGCCGCGGGTTTGATCCCGGAAACAATCAGTGCTGCATGAATAGTGTCCTCAGGCAAAAGCGCAGATGGTaggtgttttgtgttttatgtggcAGAGGGTAAATGTTCACTGGGAAAAGAGGCAAGTCAGATTTCTTAAGATTTCTGCCACCCTAAACAggataaaatgtgttgaaaaagaaaggatggggggaaaaaagaaaacaataccaccccacaccctccaccaccactaGAAAGCAGGTCAGAATTTAAATAGCTGAAAATAGAACATCTGGTTGGGCCTTGTCAGTCAGCGACGTGTAATGAAATATGGAAATTCTGCACTCTTCAAAGAGAAAACACGGGGCCTCTTGGTGGCAAGGTCTCCAACAacctccccgcccccctttcCCCACCAGTACCATGCTCAGCCCCGccctcttgcaaaaaaaaagagtgctacTCCAGGTGTGGCCGCCGCGGCTCAGTCCGCCGCCGGTGCCAGCTCGTTAGCACTCGCAGCCTGGCGGAGTTGGCAGCTGGCATCATTAAACTTCAAACTTGCTTTCGACCCGGGGCGCCGCCGCGGGgagagaacacccccccccccccactccctctccGCATCCTATGTACACCCTTTCCGCATATACCCACTACCACCCTCCTGCCACTCGTGTGGCTGCCGACAGCTGATTAGCGACACAACAGACGAACCAAAACGTGACAATTCAAACACCAGGTGGAGTCTTGATGTCAGTTTTGTGTATCAGTCACTACAGAATGAACAGCGATTTCATCACTCTTTTCTGTATGCGTAGAAAGCTGATGACAGGCATACTTCTGGCAGTCATTTGAAAGCCGTTTTCATCCATATGCACGAATCTTGAAAGTTTTGCATCAGTCGCTGCAGCGGAGAGCTTTTTAAAAGCTGTTCCTTTTCCAGCTACAAAGAGTCTTTATCTCAAAAGTCgtaccagaaaaaaacaaacaatttcttCCATCGTCATGCATCCTAATGGCAAGCCTCACCAGTGGGTGGCAGTGGACACTCATGCATATCGAAGCAAAACATCCTCGAATAGCAGTACATACACTGTAGT
This region of Hippocampus zosterae strain Florida chromosome 17, ASM2543408v3, whole genome shotgun sequence genomic DNA includes:
- the slc35b1 gene encoding solute carrier family 35 member B1; the protein is MASGKGASRGPSMWDNMRLRFIVCFLGVFVCYFYYGILQETITRGDYGHGDQKEKFRFARTLVFIQCIINALFARILIQFFEGPKPDFTRSWLYGLCSLSYVGAMVSSNSALQYVNYPTQVLGKSCKPIPVMILGVTILRKRYPMAKYLCVLLIVSGVALFLYKPNKSSAMADDHVFGFGEILLLASLTLDGLTGVAQDHMRSRFQTSANHMMLNINLWSTVLLGLAVLWTGEVWEFLSFTERYPSILYNILLFGLTSALGQTFIFMTVVYFGPLTCSIVTTTRKFFTILGSVLLFGNQMSDMQWFGTILVFLGLGLDAKFGKGPKKTVH
- the ndufa4a gene encoding cytochrome c oxidase subunit NDUFA4L produces the protein MLATVRKQLRSHPALIPLFFFIGGGTVMSLMYLARLGLRNPDVCWDRKNNPEPWNKMAPTDQYKFYAVNIDYSKLKKQGPDF